Proteins encoded together in one Bos indicus isolate NIAB-ARS_2022 breed Sahiwal x Tharparkar chromosome 3, NIAB-ARS_B.indTharparkar_mat_pri_1.0, whole genome shotgun sequence window:
- the CIART gene encoding circadian-associated transcriptional repressor, with the protein MDSPSSVSSYSSYSLSSSFSTSPVNSDFGSPSDSEGEDKWAPGPKPDSVGQKEGSRPSPGPIRCRQRPKVSSNQHVASHSEQRGLASSMSGSGIKRSRDGELETCINIQGCTTEGDLLFAQKCKELQGFIPPLTDLLKGLKMGRFERGLSTFQQSVAMDRIQRILGVLKKPQMGERYLGTLLQVEGMLKTWFPHIAAQKSSLGSSRNQLTKYFPSHHSYPAASSPAPSMEKMDQTQLGQLVLKPKQPWHLTEWPAMNLTWIHTTPICNPPLSSPGTISFSHGPLGTGTSIGVILFLQHGVQPLTHSAPITPVPSTTASPVIPGNHQKLSAEGSHYYNFPVTLPSNCSCALSPLGLPASTRERTTGHLEQMRGHPAVAPAVHPLDP; encoded by the exons ATGGATTCTCCATCTAGCGTTTCTTCCTATTCTTCCTACTCTCTTTCGTCCTCTTTTTCCACCTCCCCAGTGAACAGTGACTTTGGCTCCCCCTCCGATAGTGAGGGGGAGGACAAGTGGGCTCCTGGCCCCAAGCCAGACTCTGTTGGGCAGAAGGAAGGTTCTCGGCCCAGCCCTGGTCCTATCCGCTGCAGGCAACGACCCAAGGTTTCCAGTAACCAACATGTAGCATCTCACTCGGAACAGCGGGGCTTGGCTTCTTCTATGTCAGGATCTGGGATCAAAAGATCAAGAGATGGTGAACTGGAGACCTGTATAAACATCCAGGGTTGTACCACAGAAGGAGACCTGCTCTTTGctcagaag TGTAAAGAGCTCCAAGGATTCATACCCCCTCTCACAGACCTACTGAAGGGGCTGAAGATGGGTCGATTTGAGAGAG GATTGAGCACTTTCCAGCAGAGTGTGGCAATGGACAGGATCCAGCGTATCTTAGGAGTTTTGAAGAAGCCACAGATGGG AGAACGTTATCTAGGAACTCTGTTACAGGTGGAAGGAATGTTAAAGACTTGGTTTCCTCATATAGCTGCTCAGAAATCATCATTGGGTAGTAGCAGGAACCAGCTGACCAAG TATTTTCCAAGCCACCACAGTTATCCAGCTGCTTCCTCTCCTGCACCTTCCATGGAAAAGATGGACCAGACACAGCTAGGACAGCTAGTATTAAAACCAAAGCAGCCTTGGCACCTCACCGAATGGCCAGCTATGAACCTCACTTGGATCCACACTACTCCAATTTGCAATCCCCCTCTCAGTTCCCCAGGTACCATCTCCTTTAGCCATGGTCCTTTAGGCACTGGAACCAGCATTGGTGTCATCCTTTTCCTCCAGCATGGAGTACAGCCCTTGACTCACTCAGCCCCAATCACTCCAGTTCCATCTACGACAGCATCTCCTGTCATCCCTGGTAATCATCAGAAACTATCTGCAGAGGGGTCTCATTATTACAATTTTCCAGTAACTCTGCCATCAAACTGTAGCTGTGCCCTTTCCCCTCTTGGTCTACCTGCCTCGACCAGAGAGAGGACCACAGGACACCTGGAACAGATGAGAGGCCATCCTGCAGTTGCTCCTGCTGTCCATCCTCTCGACCCCTAA